The Maniola jurtina chromosome 1, ilManJurt1.1, whole genome shotgun sequence genome has a window encoding:
- the LOC123871623 gene encoding CARD- and ANK-domain containing inflammasome adapter protein-like, translating into MEKSLEDKLYDSVLQDDMDAVLHLVSQGANPNKITCHGKTSLGEAAKIGNKNICKLLIDACSSIKKPSTQGCTKKRHSKSHKRKLKSTECEETVIKCKNLSDRTFKETQLGENDSLRGQNPDKNQGYFVFIHSEGSSSDESKIGGCKSPVSPSSLVSTPQADLEWDEEIGNVAPTTSEDETWSSMYKWYAAILECTGAAIASASVLTNGIDQQDAFMRTALHYAVEQGHSGIVKLILDAGCKIDVTAGDGLTSLHIAVMRNHAEIARQLLAAGSQVNYKTHEKMTPLHFAASRGFLELVKILVNNGGYLEARDTSERTALYLAAGRGHVDVVKYLISVGANVNGEEIHGYTPLCEAVWQRYTKVVEVLLLSGARVTHSHKLLHNAIIQRQEEIVRMLANLGGGINLHNDNGDTPLLLSARLSQPTVARILLQKGANVNSCNSITGASALHIAVESIECPKEFEELLVCLIEYKIDLNSTALTGDTALNRALLLQKDLAAVLLIRHGCDVNACDLHSCGLDNLSIASRRRSIRLASLLLKAGHHIPIPDQNSIPQEGTTKHWLYHICKQPPSLFDMCRIKLRQFCKKRPLFSYVDSLPLPKSLKSFLMLEDEGNSDIYCTVDS; encoded by the exons ATGGAAAAATCATTAGAAGACAAATTATATGATTCAGTGCTTCAAGATGATATGGATGCAGTTTTACATTTAGTATCTCAAG GTGCAAATCCAAACAAAATTACTTGTCATGGCAAAACATCTTTGGGAGAGGCTGCTAAAATTGGCAATAAGAACATATGCAAACTCTTAATAGATGCCTGTAGCTCTATCAAGAAACCATCAACACAGGGTTGTACCAAGAAGAGGCATTCAAAGTCGCATAAAAGGAAATTAAAAAGCACAGAATGCGAAGAAACTGTTATTAAATGTAAAAATTTGAGTGATAGAACTTTCAAAGAGACTCAGTTAGGTGAAAATGATTCATTGCGAGGTCAAAACCCAGATAAAAATCAGGGGTATTTTGTATTCATACATAGTGAAGGTTCCAGCAGTGATGAAAGCAAGATTGGTGGCTGCAAGTCTCCAGTTAGCCCTTCATCCCTTGTTTCAACTCCTCAAGCTGATTTAGAGTGGGATGAAGAAATAGGCAATGTAGCTCCTACTACAAGTGAAGATGAAACATGGTCTTCTATGTACAA ATGGTATGCAGcaattttagaatgtactggtgcTGCAATTGCATCTGCTTCTGTTCTAACAAATGGTATTGACCAGCAAGATGCTTTTATGAGAACAGCACTACATTACGCAGTGGAGCAAGGACATTCTGGAATTGTTAAATTAATTCTAGATGCAG GTTGTAAAATTGATGTCACAGCAGGTGATGGGCTAACATCCCTTCATATAGCTGTTATGAGGAATCATGCTGAGATAGCAAGGCAGCTGTTGGCAGCAGGCAGCCAAGTCAATTACAAAACTCATGAGAAAATGACACCCTTACATTTTGCAGCATCAAGGGGCTTCTTGGAACTG GTAAAAATTCTAGTCAATAATGGAGGTTACTTAGAAGCGCGAGACACGAGTGAGCGGACAGCGTTGTACTTAGCAGCAGGTAGAGGTCACGTGGACGTTGTCAAGTATCTCATATCCGTTGGGGCTAATGTGAACGGGGAAGAAATTCATG GCTATACACCTTTATGTGAGGCAGTTTGGCAGCGATACACCAAAGTTGTGGAGGTTCTTCTATTATCGGGAGCTCGAGTGACACACTCGCACAAATTACTGCACAACGCCATTATACAGCGCCAG GAGGAAATAGTTCGAATGCTTGCAAACTTAGGCGGTGGTATAAACTTGCACAATGATAACGGTGATACGCCCTTGCTGCTGTCGGCGAGATTGTCTCAGCCTACAGTTGCTCGGATACTTTTGCAGAAAG GAGCCAACGTGAATTCATGCAACAGCATAACAGGCGCCAGCGCTCTGCACATAGCCGTGGAGAGTATAGAATGTCCCAAGGAGTTTGAGGAATTGCTCGTCTGCTTGATAGAGTACAAGATAGATTTGAACTCTACCGCCCTTACTGGTGATACAGCACTGAATAGAGCTTTATTACTGCAAAA agATCTTGCAGCCGTATTATTGATACGACACGGCTGTGACGTGAACGCATGCGATTTGCACTCTTGTGGCCTGGACAATCTCTCTATCGCAAGTAGAAGACGATCAATACGCCTTGCGAGCTTGCTCTTAAAGGCCGGACACCACATTCCGATACCTGACCAGAACTCGATACCCCAGgaaggcacgacaaaacattgGCTATACCACATTTGTAAACAACCGCCTAGTCTATTTGATATGTGCAGGATAAAACTAAGACAATTCTGCAAGAAGAGACCACTGTTTTCGTACGTGGATTCTCTACCATTACCCAAGAGTTTGAAAAGTTTTCTAATGTTGGAAGATGAAGGAAATTCAGATATATATTGTACGGTTGATTCGTAA